Within Runella rosea, the genomic segment AGCCAACGGCATTCGTAATGACCAAGGGCCCGCTGCCAAGGCCATAGATGTAGAATTCAGGGAATTGAGTGCTACTACTTTCTATTTGTTCATTCACACCAATGCAAGCACCAAAGACCGCGTTCAACTATCCCTTCCCAAAGGTGTGGTGGGCATCAATCTATTGGAATATCGATACGACGAACCTTTTGCCATTTATTATGACAACAGTTTTAGGCTTTTTACATCAAAATCAGGAAAAGTAGTCATCACTCGATTGGATACGGTCAATCGGATTGTGTCAGGAACATTTGAATTTGAAGGAGAATACATTGTTACTAAAGAAAAAGTGAAGATTACAGAAGGGCGGTTCGACATCAATATGAATAAGCTGTAATCAGGTCTTTTCTTAAATGGTAAGTAACATCTCCAAGACGCTTAGCGGGCCAAGGGTTAAGTTCCCACAAATCAAATGACCTAATCCACCGCATTCTCCTCCAGATTAGGTATCTTTGCGAAATTTTTTTTCGTTTTAGTATCATGAATCTGTTTAACGTTTATCCGATTTACGACATCGAACCCGTCCGGGCGCAAGGCTCCTGGCTCTGGGACAGCAAAGGCGAGAAATACCTCGACCTTTACGGCGGCCACGCCGTGATTTCTGTGGGTCATTGCCACCCGCATTACGTCGAAAAAATGACGGAACAGTTGCGACGAATTAATTTCTATTCCAACTCCGTCAGGATACCGTTACAGGATGAACTCGCCCAAAAACTCGGCGAATTGTCGGGCTGCCCAGATTATACACTCTTTTTGTGTAATTCAGGGGCCGAAGCCAACGAAAATGCGCTCAAATTGGCGTCGTTTTACAATGGTGGTAAAAAAGTAGTGGCATTTACAAAAGCATTCCACGGACGTACGGCGGGTGCGGTAGCCATTACCGACAACCCTTCTATTGTGGCGCCCGTAAACTACAATGCGCACGTTACATTTTTACCATTCAACGATGCCGAGGCCGTTCGTCAACACGATATGACGGATGTTTGTGCGGTGATTGTGGAAGGTATTCAGGGAGTAGGAGGGATTCAGGTGGCGTCGGAAGAATTCCTACGCGCCATTCGTGAGAAATGCGATGAGACCAACACCACGTTCATCCTAGACAGTGTGCAGTGCGGCTACGGACGTTCGGGTAAATTTT encodes:
- a CDS encoding DUF6252 family protein, producing the protein MRHFLKSLILIVGGLFIAISCKPKEDLLPAPTTEGLNTFGCKINGKVWIANGIRNDQGPAAKAIDVEFRELSATTFYLFIHTNASTKDRVQLSLPKGVVGINLLEYRYDEPFAIYYDNSFRLFTSKSGKVVITRLDTVNRIVSGTFEFEGEYIVTKEKVKITEGRFDINMNKL
- a CDS encoding aspartate aminotransferase family protein; protein product: MMNLFNVYPIYDIEPVRAQGSWLWDSKGEKYLDLYGGHAVISVGHCHPHYVEKMTEQLRRINFYSNSVRIPLQDELAQKLGELSGCPDYTLFLCNSGAEANENALKLASFYNGGKKVVAFTKAFHGRTAGAVAITDNPSIVAPVNYNAHVTFLPFNDAEAVRQHDMTDVCAVIVEGIQGVGGIQVASEEFLRAIREKCDETNTTFILDSVQCGYGRSGKFFSNQHYPNLQADLYTTAKGMGNGFPIAGVLISPKFQAKYGMLGTTFGGNHLACAAGIAVLDIMKDENLMNNATEVGEYLMKSLTEIGGYKELRGRGLMIGIEYDFPVEDLRNKLLFDYKLFTGVAGKNTIRLLPSLAVTKAEVDLFLEALSKEVRVTA